The sequence below is a genomic window from Lolium perenne isolate Kyuss_39 chromosome 4, Kyuss_2.0, whole genome shotgun sequence.
AATTCGGAATCTTCCCTCAGAAATTTCAGGAATTGTATTTGCAGAGAGATGGCTAACGTAGCGCTCCTAGTTTACATGATGAAATAATAGAGCTAGCCTCATTAATATGTACTGGAATAGGTTCAAGAAAACTAAAAATAAAATTAGTCCTAGGTTACAGTCCATAAATAGCACTTAATTGAGAAGCTACCTCTGCGTTTTTTCTTTTACAACATAATAACTTAAAAAGGTGCACCCAAAACCCAAACAAAGATAGTACCGACTACATGGTTAATACTTGGAGCTTTGAGTAGGACGCCACATAATGATAGTGCTTGTCAGACAACTTGTCGCAGCGGTGGTCTTCTGGTTGAATCTCAGTAAGTTCACCGGTGCTTATACTGTACCAACGAAGCTTGTCCGCTCGTTTGTCGAACATGACAAGACCATCTCTCTCCAGGTCAAGAGCCATGACATCATAGTCACAATTCCAGCAGTACGTGTCATACCGACGAAGGTTGTCCCTTCCGAATGCATGGCTCATATTAAGGCGGTACTTGAGGCTCCACTCATAAGGCTCATCAACATCAAGACTCCAAACAAGAATCGTACGAGCATCCTCCTCTGGCACTGCATAGTGCAAGGCCCCCGAAGATTGGCCCAAGCAACCTTTGCCAATTCTATCCATAAAACCAACATCTTCATGCGGCAGCTCAATAATCCGAAGAGTGGGCGGAATGCCATGACTAATTCCCTCCAATCTCTTCAGTACTAGAATCTCATGCAAGTCTCTGCGCACATACAATGCTCCATCAATAAATAGGTGTGGTTGAGAAACTACTCTTCTCTCATAGAGCCAGGATGTATCATCCACAAACCAAGTGGAAAGATCAGACGAGTACACCTGAAGTTTGCCAGGGCCAAATCCCAAATAGCGGGTACTCAGCCGCTGAAAGTTGAAGATGTAGAACTTTGCCGACCATGATGGGCTGAAAGCCAAAATACTCATATTGTAAAAAGGGTCATAATGGCTACGAGGAGTATCAGGGAGCACCCTCCACTCTCGTGTTGCCGGATTGCACACGATGAAGCGGCAAATACCTACAGGAGTATAGCTGCTCTTGTACTTACAAAGGACTAGGCCATTGCAAGAATCCTTCAGCTCTAATTGCTCATACTGTGGTAGGAAACTAAGAGCTTCATCAAATTCCTTATCATTGTGGGGCAGGCTAGCAAGCATGATAGCAGAGTTATCACGGCGTTGGTACAGAAGACCTGTCGGAATTTTCAGAAGCTTCTTGCTGTAGTGCGGATCAGAGGAGAAGGCAAGCCAATCTTTGGAGACACACTTGAAGCGGCAAAAAGACTTGAACGGCAGCCGGGAGAGGACCTCCACTACTAGATCATCAGGTAGCTTAGGAGCAGGAGAACCATTCTCAGGGTTCATGTCTTTATGGTAGTTTACTGAAAGGCAAAACTGATAATGTCAGGATAGACATGGAAGCAGTTTTATAATCATGGAGAGAAAAGATGTTGTAACACAATTCAATCATCTGAAACTATGTTCTATTCGGTACAAAATAGTTGCTACAAGACTTAATCATTTAAATCCATTTCAAGTTCAGATTCACTGGGATAAGGTAATCATAAAACATTAGTATACAGCAACAGAAATAACTAAATGATGGATACAgccaatttgtttgaaaagtttgATTCAGTACTATAAGCAAAATTGAACAACAGTGTCTAGATTTGCAGGATTAAACCAATAATTTGGTCACAACAGAAAGCTCTCTGTAAAGGATCCTTGCACGTAGTAATTTATCTTCACACCTAGCAGATTTCCAGCCATTTGGTGTTATTGCAGTTTTCCATGCATTTAATAATCAATCTGTTGTGACTTATTTGTTTCGAGAGCTCTACAGCTTTGTGTAAACACGGATATAACATAGAAGCAAGGAAATCATTAACTGATTAACGATGTGTAGCTAATTAATCAGTACCTTCCACGAACCATGGGCTAATTGCACGCACTTGGGAAGTCATGGAATGATTAACAACATGTAGAGTTGGATCATCTTCGTCACCCTCACTCTGAGAAACCAACATTGCTTCGGCAGAAGCTGCATGGGTCAGCTGAACTGCATCTTCCATGAACTCAGGAGTTCAGTCTGAATGGCCGCTTCTGAAGCAGGGGGCAGTGAGCGATCCAGGTGGTCAATACATGATTTCAGGGTTGCTGCAGCTTGGCTCTCATTGCATGACGCAGATGGTGGGTCATGTTGTTGGCCTAAATGTGGTTTAGCTGTGTAAAACTTATCGTCTTCTGGAAAACCGAAAGTGCATTCTCCCCCAGCTACTTCGTTAGATGCCTGACAATTCTGATCAACAACCTCTGGAGCTGGAGCTGTCACACTATTATTGGTGACCTGTGGGGATGGAATAGGTTGGTTCTCCATGACACAGCCTCCTACAGTTGAGGTTGATTTGGCAAGTGAAGTGTTGGCAGGATTGATATCTTCTTTTTCCGACTCAGATGGCAATGAGGAGGTCTGAGAAGTAGCATGCTCCGCTAACAGGACTGACATATCAGCCATTTTCTTCTTATTGAGTTCCGCTAGCTTGGCTTTTAGACGGTTGTCGTAGTATTTGATGATCTTCTCTCGTTGAACGTTGTAGCCATTCTCTAGGGATTGCAGCTTCATTAACAGGGTCTGCGTAAAAATGGTAGAATTAATTTTCCAGGGAGAAAATTATGAATTGTGTTTATGTCGGAAATAAGAAAACATGAATTCATCATTGGTAACTTAAGAAGTTTTACCTCCTGGACTTGAAGGCTAGAGGTTTGCCCTGATGATGTTGAAGCACACTGGGTGATATCCACCTTTGTTGAATTGTCCTGTTCATGTTCCCCAGACAGGCTATAATTTGTTTCCTCGTCGGTCATGATGTCATGCTGAATACTGCCTTGTTGCTGAAAAGGTATATGATCGCTGGGTGTATTAGCCGCAGGATATAGTGCAGCTTAGGTTACGAATAATATCCGGAAACTAAAATTGAACAGTAGTACAGATGAATGAAAGAGAAAAAGTTTCATACCAGGAGCCTCGAAGTGCTAACGGTTTCTGTCCTTTTCGTTGAACCGGCATTAAACCTGGGGGGCATTCGCCGTGAGGTGTTCTGCTGTTCAACATCTTTGTCCATGCTGGGATAGGCCAGATATTGAGAAGGGAAagccaaaaaaaataaaaaaccatgaATTAAGAAAAAAGTAATTAATAAGACAAAGAATTGTACAAGAAAGAAAAATCATGCGACCTAGATATAGAAGTTTCAAGTACTCCCCCAATAAGGAATGCAGAAATTAATACATAAACTAAATCCGAACAACTCGAACCTATCTGAAAGGGAGCAATCAAATTAGGTACTTCAGTACGCAGTTTGAAACAAAATTCAACTTCTGTTTGATATCCATCAATAGGTTCATGTCATCAGGCAATTGTAACGTATACATATGAGAATGGTGACCAAGAAATAGAAAATGGCTAACAATATGTTTGGCAGATAAGAGAGGGAAATGTAGAAATGTTAGGATTTCTTTGGTCCTTTGTTACTGAAAGTAGGCATTTCTGTTACTAAATTTCAGGTAGAAGATCACGAAAAAAGTTGATCTACTTACATTGGCAGTGCACCAGTGATACAGAGCTATCAATATTTGTTTCCCAACTTTTTGTCACATGAAACGGCTAACCTAGTGCGAAGAGAACAGAGATTTCACGGAAATTaattttttcgcgaaaacgcaaaagctTTGCGTTTCGATTCATTGATAGAAAAGGAGTTTACATTACAAGCCTAAGACAAGGCCGGGACATCCACACACACCCAACACTCAAAACGAGACTACGACAAAAGGCCAAAAAATCCGTCGAGTGCTCCTCTAAGACGCTACAGTGTGAGCTCCTCCGCCAAACAGAACCCATGCCGATGAAAGTCGCAGTGCTTGTGCATCATCGAAATTACCAAGAACCTGCCAGCCGCAGCCAAGACGCGTACCACCCGGATTCCCCGAGCCCACCACGGCTCAGCTGGGAGCATTGCTGCTCCGGCCTCAGACCAAATCCAGGGATGCCGTCGGCGCAGCGGCTACCTCCCAACAACCTCAACCGACGTACAAGCGTGCAGTCTTCAGCAGCCGGCCATCAAGCACAGAGGCCAGCCCATAACTGCTCATCCAGAGGCTTGCTCACGCTGTCCGAGGAAGATCCTTGTCGCGCAAGCCACCGTGATACCCTTCAAGAGGCCAGCGCGCCACCTGCATCGCAAGACGACTCCCATGTGGCCAACACAGAATTCCCCGGGAAGAACCACTGTCTGAACTCAAGTTCCcaagacgacgcctccaagaagggtacGACGTCAAAGACGCCGTTGTCACCCGATTTGGCATGCCAAATCTGAGGTTTTCACACGGAACCTGAGACCCTGGGCGAGCGAGGTGCCGGAACTCCTTGGTGACACCAGAAAGGAAACGGCGCCCTCAGGCGCTGCCGTCACCGGCCCCGAAAGGCAAGGCTTTCGCCTGGAGTATGGAAACAGATTGTACCCTTTCTTTAATTTCCGTTAAATGGAAACGCGGGTGGACCCGATGGCGGCGGCGGGAGCCCCTCGGCTGTCCGGCGACGGCAACGGCGCTTGGGAAGATGGCGACGGCGCTGGAATGGCGGCGACGGTGCTAGGAGGCCGGAGTTGGCACCGTGGCGGCGCGGGTCTGCCGGCCCAGATGTGGGCCCTTTGGGCTCGATCTGGGGCAGGTGGGCCCGCCGTGCTGACCACATGCGCCTGGGTGcggccaccacctcctcctcgccCGTCCTCCTCGGCCCAGAGCGCAGGGGTGCTGCTGCTCTGGCCGGGTTGAGCTGAGCCAAACGCCAtcttggcgtggcggctcggggcGTCCGTGTGGTGCCAGCGGCGAGGTGGGCGATGCTGGGTGGCCAGCGATGCTTCTCTGAGGTGGATGCACGCAGCCCTGCCAGCGAGCCCTCCCATGGTGGCACATGTGCCGCTTGCGGCTTGGTGGTGCCCCTATCAGGCGGCATTGCCCCCCTCTGCCCCCGATCTAGCGCGCTGGACGTGCTGCCAGCGGGTTGCCCTAGCAAGACTAGTGCTTTGGAAAGGTCAGCGGGCGAGCTCTGGCCGAAGGGCGGACACTGCTTGCGGTAGTGAGGTTACGGAATATGAGTAGAGAAATCCCAACATTTCTAATCTGAGCATTAATAATCCAGGAGCGGATGAAATAAGAAAGTTTAATGTTCTCCAAACCGCCAAATCTGGCAGCTCCCAGGACGAGTATGCAGATGCTGCTACCCACGAGTTCCAGGAAAATCAACTAAACTAGATAAGCCTAACCGTAGTGCGAATCCGCCCAAATCAGAAAACCTAGAAACAGTCTTACCTTGTCCAAGCTACCGGAGAATGCGGCTCTCCGGCCAATGGTGAGGCGTCAGAGTGGCGCAGCGGCGGTCCAGCAGGGCGCAAGGAGAAAAGAGATGGCCGGTCGCCTCTCGGAGCTGAAAGAGAGAGCGGCGTCGGCGGTCGAGTGAGAGAAGAGAAAGGGAAGCCGCCGCGGGGAGAGAATGTATGCAACCGGGAGTGGCGGCCCTTCTCTACGGATTAGACATTACTGAAACTCTACGGATTAAGCTCATCATCAAGCTAGACTACTCTGAAAAATCAGTCGACCATGCCTTAAACTTAAGTACCCCAGTGAGATGATTTGTTAATAAAAAAAAACCTCAGATTAAGCCCTACATTTCAATCTAAATGTCTTGATCAATTGATCACATTAGAATTAGAAAGAAGTCCATATACCCCCCAAAGTTTCAGGACGCTAACCCCCCTAAGTTTAAACTGGGTCAAATCACCCccttagactgctcatagtgggagtaacttaggtagtaacatcacataTTTCAAGgtgttttggtgacatggcatagcaataaatgaagaaagagagggaggtggtaactagctatgttaccataacatcacacaccccaagataaaatgagtctacaaactaataaatgagactttgcatgatatcatctctaagttactttccactatgaaggtagtaacatgaactagtaacttatgcatgacaccatcttatgttactccccactatgagcagcctaacTATACAAAACCGGACAAATTACCCCCTCAGACGAGATTGGCTGTTTTGGAGATGGTTTTGGCCACGTCAGACCCCGGTTTGGTCCAGAATAGAGCCACACCGTTTCCATCGCAGAGGAGAGACGCATGTCTCGAGCGATTCCGGCCGCCCCTCCTCCGTCTCGAGCGATTccggccgcccctcctcctcctcccgattccggccgccgcctcctcctactCCTCCCGATTCCAgccgccaccacctcctcctcctgaatCCGCCCGCCTAATCCTCCTCCCTTACCGAAATCGGCCGCCGGCGCCTCCTTCTGTACCAAATCCGTCCGGCTTCTCCACCAAATCAACCTAATCTGGCCGGCTTCTCCACCATGCTGCTTCTTCAGGTGCAAGGTAATAGAGTTCCTCCTTTCAAAAGGAGTGTTGCTCTATCTGGCTGCTACAAATGACAAGGACAACACACTGACTtttttctttttcagtcaaacataACATCTATGAAAAACATGATCTTTCGTCAACCTAAACTAAACGAGAATCAGGAGAGATATCAAAGAATAAGTCATTCCCGATCATCCTACACTTTCGAAGTACACACATCATACGCCAAAATATCACAATTGTGCCGCCAGATCACTCCTAAAACAAACACCTCGTGGGACGGGTAGAAGCAGAGAAAGGGTTTGGTGCAGCCTAGCTGCTCGTGTGCGACGATCttccgtcgtcgccgccgtcaaCAGGGTCACTTGTTCATGCGACgatcttccgccgccgccgccgtcaacagaTATCTGTCGCCCGTGGCCGAGGAGTGGAGGCGCTGtgtctcagaaagaaaccaaacaGGGTCACACGCGGCAGCGGAATTGAACAGAGGAAGGTGCGATGGAGAGCTTACTTATTCGCCGGAACGGAATCGAACAGGAACGATGGCGCGGCGCGGCGCAACGCGGCCTCTCCCCTCACGAGCGGCGCGGCGCGACGTCTCTCCTCACGTGCGGCGCAGCGTGGCGTGTCTCCTCTGCTCTGATGGTAAACGGTGCGGCTCAACCTCTGTGTGACGGAAACGGTGCGGCTCGATCCTGGACCAAACCGTAGTCTGACGTGGCCAAAACCATCTCCAAAACAGCCAATCTCGTCTGAAGGGGTAATTTGTCCGGTTTTGTATAGTTAGGGGGGTGATTTGACCCAGTTTAAACTTAGGGGGTTAGCGTCCTGAACCTGAAACTTAGGGGGGGTATATGGACTTCTTTCTTAGAATTAAAGTAAAGACTATGCATCAAGTGTTACACATCCCAAATCTCAACCTTGGACAAATAAATCTTTCTTCTAACAAAGAAATATGAACAATCTATAGGTGTTCAAAGCCAAGCCTCCACACACTTC
It includes:
- the LOC127292598 gene encoding F-box protein At5g07610 isoform X1: MEDAVQLTHAASAEAMLVSQSEGDEDDPTLHVVNHSMTSQVRAISPWFVEVNYHKDMNPENGSPAPKLPDDLVVEVLSRLPFKSFCRFKCVSKDWLAFSSDPHYSKKLLKIPTGLLYQRRDNSAIMLASLPHNDKEFDEALSFLPQYEQLELKDSCNGLVLCKYKSSYTPVGICRFIVCNPATREWRVLPDTPRSHYDPFYNMSILAFSPSWSAKFYIFNFQRLSTRYLGFGPGKLQVYSSDLSTWFVDDTSWLYERRVVSQPHLFIDGALYVRRDLHEILVLKRLEGISHGIPPTLRIIELPHEDVGFMDRIGKGCLGQSSGALHYAVPEEDARTILVWSLDVDEPYEWSLKYRLNMSHAFGRDNLRRYDTYCWNCDYDVMALDLERDGLVMFDKRADKLRWYSISTGELTEIQPEDHRCDKLSDKHYHYVASYSKLQVLTM
- the LOC127292598 gene encoding F-box protein At5g49610 isoform X2 → MEDAVQLTHAASAEAMLVSQSEGDEDDPTLHVVNHSMTSQVRAISPWFVEVNYHKDMNPENGSPAPKLPDDLVVEVLSRLPFKSFCRFKCVSKDWLAFSSDPHYSKKLLKIPTGLLYQRRDNSAIMLASLPHNDKEFDEALSFLPQYEQLELKDSCNGLVLCKYKSSYTPVGICRFIVCNPATREWRVLPDTPRSHYDPFYNMSILAFSPSWSAKFYIFNFQRLSTRYLGFGPGKLQRLA
- the LOC127292598 gene encoding putative F-box protein At1g50870 isoform X3, producing the protein MEDAVQLTHAASAEAMLVSQSEGDEDDPTLHVVNHSMTSQVRAISPWFVEVNYHKDMNPENGSPAPKLPDDLVVEVLSRLPFKSFCRFKCVSKDWLAFSSDPHYSKKLLKIPTGLLYQRRDNSAIMLASLPHNDKEFDEALSFLPQYEQLELKDSCNGLVLSHHGRQSSTSSTFSG